TTGCGGCGAAACGCCAggttccagctgatccagctgataTTCCTCAGATGAATTAATGTCACAAGTTGCggtaagaaatataaaaaaaggagacaattgatgtattttgtttcttttatgaaaAGTCGTTGTGATATTGTAGCTTCTGGAGCTgctgttagttttttttgtgcatcAGGAAATAAAAGTTTGTACAAGTCATAAAGCAAAGCCAAGCTTGAAGTGAGCTAATTGTCAATGTGCGCTGAAATGGTGCGTTATTTCATGAAACCCCAGTCAGTATCACACCCTAAGGATGACATTGACCTTGACCTAAATAGACATGATTACCATGAGCTGGAGGCCCTTGGATTCTTGATTGAAGTGCTGTCTGCGAGAGGTTTGTGTGTTTCCCCTTCGCTGTTGTGGGTTCAAAGCTGAAATTAAATCTTCTAAAGACCTTCTGTGCATCACACAGGGCAAACACAAACATTCTGGTGGAAGAGGCGCACCCAGTCCTCTGCATCCCGTGTTGCTTCGCACGAGGTTTCGACATTCTTCAGTCTGGTGCCAAATGGACCAGGGAGGAAGCGCCTTTGATGCACATGGGCAGCCTGTCTTTTAGAGTTTGACGTTTTACAGCCGACTTGTCAAAACTGTTGATTCACCATCACTTTTGCAGAGGGGAACCAGTTCTGAAACGGGTGCCTGACAAGTACCAATAGCTTGTTGTTTAAACACAAAGCTCTGCCACGTCCCTGCAGCTGCGGAGGGGCTGCTAAGATCCTCCATTGCTGGATGCCTTGAAGAAATTATGGTACATTTCGGGCCTCACCGTCTAATATATAATGAATCCGGCGAAAAATATAGACGTCTGCTAACATGGCGGAACAAAAGGGAACTTTAGCGTCTCACTTAAAAGTGACTTTTCTGACAGCGCGCATCGGATAACACCTCAATATCCGACGACCAGACTTGAGTTGCAGAACACGGAGGCTTTCATCTCCGGGTCCAGATACATCAGTCAAACCTAGACAAGCCTGTAGGAGCTTGCGTGCCTTCTGTCAGTAGCACCGAGTACATTTTTTTCGGTGACCTTTCCGAGGCAGACGCGCAGACTGGAGGTGTTTTTATCCCCGAAGCAACAGACTTATCTGGCTAGTCGGAGCTATTGATGCTCAGCGCTGGACATTAATCTACTCCGTGTGAAGGCCGCTTTGAAGAAGGTGTCCACTGCCATGTCACAgatgtcaaataaataaaattaataaatatatatgttgcACAGTTGGATATCACTTATAGGCTAAGATCAAAGCGAACCACTTGAGGTCTATTCTAACTAATATGTTTTTCTGTGATAAACAGTCCGGCTGAGCGAATAATCCCATCAAGGAAAagagagattaaaaagaaaaaaagagaaagaaaacctGATATATCACTCGGCATAGACGGATTGCACAGCCACTATAAAGCACCCATGTTATTATAAAATGGGTAATCTTGTTTCGTGGGTCTAAGTGGAAAACGCGGACCCTTTTTTTGGGGCTTCGCGAATCTCCTTTCAGATTCAGGTGCAGACACAGAGAACGGGAGACAGACACAGCACTTCTTTAATACTGTGAGAGTCCATCTGCTTCAGAGGGCTCTGCtaactcctcttttttttttcttcctcggttttctttttttctgtggaATTTCTTAGTAGGCTGATGTATTTGACACATGTGTGACAGCCTTGCTTGTGTGTGATTGGGGCTGAACCATCACGCTCGCTACCCCAGCTGCACATTATTCAGGAAGGgcatatgtgtttgtgtgtgtgtgtatgtgtgtgtataaatgtatataaatatatatatatgcacaggCAGCACTTTTGTTTGCAGGGAATAAAGCAGACTGTAATAATTTAACATTATGTGCAAGTGCATACATAGAAAACATGTGAAAATCCAAAAAAGATTTAACCAGATATGTAGAAACACGCAGATAAACACACACAGGTGCACACACAAAGAGCACTCGCCCTGAGACTCGCCTTGATATCTTCAGCTCCTGCCATGAGTTAGATTTTGACACCAATGAATGTGTGCCAGGTTGTCAATTTCTTCCAACAGCCTTTGAATGCAGTCTGGCCATGAATAGTGCatgttgttttgcttttttttttttagattccaacTGTCTGCGAGTCTGCaagtctgtttttgtttgttccaGAATAAGTTGGAAGGCCTGTACACTCTTGCGCATCCTTTAAGAAAACTTTCAGCCGATGTTGTGTTGTTTAGCCTCAGGTAAAGAGTCGGCCCCGGAGCTAAATTCGTCAGACTGCCTCAAACCAGATGCCCTCCCATTTCTTCTACCTCCGCTATTGatggatcttttttttctttcttctgtcttTAATGCACATGCCTTCCCTGCTCGCCCTGTTTTTGATCCATCCTCCCCTTTAAGTCAGGACACACAATTTTTTATTGCTGTGCTGTAATGTTTATGAGCAGGATATTTTGTTTAACTCTGAAAGTCGGGACGTATTTTGGCAGCCGTCTCCCATATTCCCCGCAGTGTCCACATGTGATCCCTGGCATTAATAATGCAGAAAAAATGTTGAGACGCGCGGCTGTAAATGTCACAGAAATATACACGCCGCCTTTTTGGTTTTAAACTATTaaaagtgttttgttgttgatgCACAAGGCATTCATGCAAAACTGGGAGATGTGGAAAGACAGTGGCTTTCCAGAGACGTTCCACCCTGCCGCTGCAGCAGCACCCTGCAGAGAGGGTGGGTGCACCTGTGGGGAATGAGTGGTGAGGCATCAAGCCCACATGTGCACACATGCCTTTATGCACAtatggaagaagaagaaacagggCCAATAAGCACATTTTTTTGGGTGCATATAGTTTTTATATCGCTCTCTGTTTGATTTACAGATCAGACTGGAATGTGGCCTAATGAAAGGAGCTTTGATTCATTCACAAGGTTCTCTGTGCGGCTTCGGGCATCTTTTATAGGGTTTCTAGAAACCCAACAGAAAATCACCACAAAATCATGAGACATCTGTAAAGATGAccagttattattttcctgtgaAACCTCATTCCGCTTTTAAGACCTCATTTGTTTGAGGCCTCGGAATGAAACAGGCTGTAAATGTTCTGTAAATAAGTTTGAAAGAGTTTCATTGTAGTTGGTCGTTTCTTATCAGGACACGTTGTCTTGGTCCAAgatttttctgttgttgaaaGTTTGCTTTCCTCTCAAACCCTTTCAAAAAATGTCCTCACTCACTCTGAATGGTTGCAGGAACGAAGTGCAGGATAAAGAGACGTTAAAGTGATGAAAAAGCTAAATAATGAAGCATTTTCAGTCTGTCTTGTTGTGATTTGTTTCTCAGAGGCGTAAGCTATTGCAGGAGTTGGGAGACCAGAAGATTCCCTTCCTGGGACCTTCGGATCGAGGCTTTCAGCACCTGGTAAGTCAACTTTATTCTACTTGATTTTTATAATATCTTCCTCCCTAATAGGGTCTGATCTGCTGCATTTTTGAATAACCacatctagggctgggcgatatatcgagattttaatatatatcgatggtttatatcgatttaaaaaaaaaaaaaaaaatatatatatatatatatatatatatatatatatattttttttttttatgattttgatatagcttattttgtgacaaattgacttgaaggttttatttgacatttgcacaaatgttttgttatttgcacaactgtcaacctcagtggaaaagtctgcctgttactgtctacgttgtattaattgcacagtgtattttaatttaattgttatgcaggaaagggatatttgttttatttaagaagcatttttattctatatatgcaggcagtttatttttatttcatttcttttatacattttgatattgtgcagacctctgttaataaaggaacctgtgtgacatttggcacgaggctttgtattttttaagggtttgcctcagaaaaaaatgaagctaacagagatgctatgctataatgctttgggggaaaccccaattatggcacagaaagaatatcgatatatatcgagtatcgccattcagctagaaaatatcgagatatgacttttggtccaacCACATCACGTTTAagtcttttgttgttttatacTCTGGTGATGAGCAACACTCTCTTCCCCAGTGGGATTCCAGTTACTCCGGACTGGTGTTGAGGCGATCGTGCTCGCTGGCCGCTGAGCTGCACAGCCGGGTCCAGGCAGCTCTGCTCACCCTCAGAAAGAAGGGCTGCCTCCTGAAAGATCTGGTTCGGGTCCGAGACCGCGATGTGTTCACCGCCGTCTGCCGAGTGCTGCTGGGCGAACCGGGACACACCTACCGCTATCTGGACACGCGGCTCTTTGCTATTCCCTGGCACAACGAAGATGCCAACCTCAAAGGACAGAACTGCTGCGACGCTGATTTAAGAGCGGCTTGTCAGGCGCTGTGGGAGATCAACAACTTCTTCTGCACAGACGTGTCTCAGCTGAAGGAAGGAGACAGGCTGACGCAGTGCGTGAAGGCCGAGGCGGAGGCCAAACAAGGCGAGGAGGGCGACACGGAGTCCAAACACAGCGAAGAGTCCAAGAACAGCGAAGGGGGGGACTCGGAGTCCAGACAGAGCGAGGAAGGGGAAACAGAGTCCAAACACAGCGAGGAATGGGACATTGAGTCGAGGCACAGTGACGAAGGCTGCTCCGGGTCGAAACAGGAAGGCGAGTGGGAGGCCGAGTTCAAGCAGAGCAGCGAGGAGGGCGAGTCCTCCAAAGTCAAACAGCTCGACACCAGCGTCGCCACAGTCTCAGAACAAGGAAAATGCCCCGGGTGGGCGAAGGAGGCAATCAGCGGGGTAGAGACTGGACCTGCGGGACTCCAGGCCCCGGAGAAGCCTCTGGCGCAGCTAAAGCACAGCTTGTCAGGTTACCACattcaggacagagaggaccCAGCGAGTGGGCAGGGCTGCTCCCAGCCCAGTCCTCCTCCGCGGACCTGCTCCGGCCCGGTCCAGTTCAACGTCACCTTGCTGAACTACATGGACCCGGCGCTCACAGGCCAGCTCAAGGAGGAGCCGTACTACGGCATGGGGAAGATGGCGGTAGGGTGGCACCACGACGAGAACCTCATCACGCACTCGCCGGTGGCGGTTTACAACTACAGTTGTCATAGCGACAAAGGTAAGCGCTGACGTCTTAAATCTTCATAAACGTGCATAACacccagagctgggtagagtagccaaaaattgtactcaagtaaaagtacggttacttcagaataatatgactcaagtagaagtaaaaagtagtcatccaaataatgacttgagtaaaagtaaaaaagtacttggtgaaaaaactgagtaactgttgagtaacgtctgatttatttttttaacacaaccattcagacaaaagtacaaaataatcatcttcaggcaaattaaatcaataaaataataaaataaattaaaattaataaaaaacaaaaaatagctaaaattaaaataatcttaaagtaaattcaagtactttaataataataaaataacagaataaaaaaacaaattaagcacaagtagcacaaaatttcaagcctttgtacttttcttttttaaccaggcagaactagaacaagcccatgaactcatagaaactctgtgtgtgtttgagtctgtgtaaatgtgacaaaacatgcaaaaacaaacattttcccccaaacaatcactcagtgatgtcatgagattgacgcgtacgcggataaaagggataaaagaaaagtaacagctcaacgtagcctaatgtagcggagtaagagtaacagtttcttcttcacaaatctactcaagtaaaagtaaaaagtatagtgattcaaaactactcctaaaagtacaaaatttcccaaaacttactcaagtaattgtaacggagtaaatgtaactcgttactacccacctctgataacACCacatacagttgtgtgaaaaagtggttgcccccttcctgatttcttatttttttgcatgtcaCACTTACTGTCTTTTGATCGCAGCATGATGTATTAGCTTTTGAGGATCTTTTGATCTACTTTCActtttggcgcttttacactagtacctactcagtccaCTAGGGGACTTTTTCTgcatctactctgccgaggttctaagtggctgagttGGCTGCATCTGaggtcatcacactacaggccaccgattggtcgggggggcgtcagacgtctgagtcaggaggcggaaatcagcgcaagagcgactcgcggcttcttgttaattttattcgacagacaatggcagcgcaaaagtctgtttggtgatccaactctgaggtgcagatgttcataaacctggtggctgaggagagaattaaaaagggatctagacgggcgataaggaacgaccagatccaccaggagctctgtcacttcatagctgctcacggctcccagctgacttttcagcagcgccgagacaagtcatagacccagcagcacttctatcatctcctccaggttctacatctttagtgttgttgtcttcttcgtttacatcacacaatcaaatacatcacagcagcttcgctccaacccgcctacttctcatctgggtattgaaaataaacgagggcaaggcgagtcgagtcgggctgagtaggtactagtgtaaaagtgccatttGTCAGGCACGTCCTATTTAAGTGGTTTCTTGATTGAGAACAGGTGTGGCAGTAATAAGGCCTGGGTGTGGCTAGAGAAATTGAactcagctttccaaagatgtgatAAACCACAGTTAATTTATGCTTTAACAGTggggggcaatcactttttcacacagggctatgtaggtttggattttttttcccccttaataataaaaaccttaatttaaaaactgcattttgtgtttaattgtgttatctttgtctagtATTAAAATTAgcttgatgatctgaaacatttaagtgtgacaaacatgcaaaaaaataagaaatcaggaagggggcaaacactttttcacacgaCTGTAACTATATAGTGAATGCTGGATTTCACCCTGAACTCTGTCGCCCTTTAACCCAGAACTTGTCTGTTTATCTTTTGCATTTTGGATGTAAAAACATCCTCTTCAATATCCATTTGATCAACTTATCGCACTTCTTTATGGTGGATCAGACGCAGCTAACCTTGTGCATCACGGGCCTGCAGCGACGCTGTAGCAGCCGACGCTGCGGCCTCTGGCGAAGAAACCATCAGATCCATCTGCGCGATAGTGTCGGGGCATTATCACATGTCATCACCAGTTCACTGCTGACAACCTTATCACCGCCAACGCATTCGGAGATCACAGACATTTGAATCTGAGCTCTTAACGCTCGCTCAATGGCGTAGTCTTAACAAATAGGCCTTATCGCGCACGCTGCATCTCATCTAAATCATTTCCCCCAGAAATGATCGATGTGCAATTATCTGATATGGAATAATGAGACCCGCTTTGATAAGTGTTTCTAGACTGTACTGTCGGGATATATGTTGTCTCCTAATTATAAAGTGCACACTCGCTCCAGAGCTGATAGCATTTGCTGATTGGGGTGATAGAGAGATTGAGAGAACTTTGCTTTCTAGACAACATGCACATGAACCAATGCAGCCAtgtaaaaataatctaattttaataaataaaacactgtttttctACGTGTTTGGTTGAATTGCCACTGTCaagtagggatgcaaattatcgattatttcattaattgacagttgataaccttatcgatcgatcatcgattagttgataagcggcgtttttcccccatctgagatacaaacataattttttttgcttatataaaatacaaaggacattttaatgtattccataatcaaatatttatttgatgcaaaagtaacaaaaagacatttttgtaccacaaggaatataatataaagtgcacttcaaggctattagtagtagcagcagccataatagtgtcatttgtgtcaagcaaattttaagttctagttacgttttaagagttctggcagtgttcaaaataaaattatgagacctgctgtattggagcacattttcttttagttaaaactgtagtgaggacagatgtttagaggaacctatgtatgtaccgggtgaaggctgatttatggttccgcgttacaacaacgcagaccctacgccgtaggctacggcgtagggtctgcgtcgatttaaggcagaaccataattcaggctttaggggagactatcggagaacaaccagaagaatatagagtggattaaaaataaaagttaagcactgagctacatgtgtctgcCGTATGGGCCAAGGCAGACTGtctgagcatgatattactaaaaccaaacatatccgccgtctctttcttctaactttatgtgcgcggcgcgttgtgtcgcattaaatgtggtccgggcgtaataccagctggtgaaattaaacgaaaaaaataaataaataaataaatagattaattgtaatcgttaattttaatcgggtaatttcataacggcaattaatcgaaaatcgattaattgttaACATCCCTACTGTCAAGAGTTTGTAACAGAAATGAAGGACTCTAAAGTTTTCAACGTCCACCAAATGAATGGATTTTAAAGTCAAGTCCCTTCTGTAGCTTCTTCCCGAATCATTCTTTGGTCCCTAAAAACAAATTCAGATTTTCCTGTCGGGATCGATGCGCTGCCTCCTTAAACGTCTGACCTTGGCGGAGCCTGAATCCGTGTCTTCCAAATGTCCGTTTAGCCGTGTCACACAGGTGCAGCTCCAACTGTTCTGACATCTCAACACATTTTACAGCTGGGCTTTTCTTTACTGGACTGTGTCAAGGAGAAACACCTGTTTCGGAGGTCTGCTATAATCATTTGTTCCCGGCCATCTTAGCTCTGACCCTGTGAACACGGGCTTCAAACGCTTCGGCGCAACACCTCGCCGTGCTCGGCGGCCATGTCTCGGCCAGCCCTTGTTGACCCCGCGACTCCAGATTTCAGAGCTCTGAAAAAAGAACCACGTCGCAGTCCTCGGGTTTGAGGATTCCCAGAGACTCCTTTTCCTTGAAagtagatttttcttttcctacGGTACATTACACCTGCTTCTTTTTCAGATGCCTGCCCCTCCACTTTTTCAGCAGCCTCGTCTTCTTTTGTGTCTAAGACCAAAGGACTGTagacttgtgtttttttttttcttcccccagcTGCTCAGATCCAAAGGAATCTGCCACGACTGAGTGTTTTCCGGCACAGATGATGGTCTTCCACCATTCCTGGGGCCTTGGGGAGTGCTGTCATTAGCTGGCTCTCAGAGCACAATGGCTGGAAATTAAGTTACTATTTATCCGTGCTGAGCAAAGGAAAAGGCAGCCATGGGGCAGGGAGGCCCAGAAAGACTTTAGTATTGATTTTGCTGAAGGGTGTTGGCCAGCCCGGCCAAATCTTGTTTTCTAAGGATGCCGTGTAAgaatggagggagagagagaagaacAGGGGAGGCGATATCAGAGAGCGGCTTCAGCAGCAGGAATATCATAGGATACGGACTGTCCAATAACACACTCTCGCACACTCACCAAACAACATCAGAGGCTTTTATCTAACTATTTCCTCTTGCACAGCATAATGATATAGCGTAAAGATCCTTTGCTAACAGCCAATATGACCGCAGCAACACGTATCGTCTTTGCTCGGGCGCTAAGTGATTCTTACTTTCAGGAGACAAAGGCTTACATCTCGCAGCCATTGTTTGCGTGGTATTGATTTAATCACTGCACTCCATACTTTTATCGTGTAAATTCTTAATTCAATCTCATTTTATCGCTGTGGTGATAAGTGGTCATTGTAAAGTGTTTTTAGACTGCATTATCCATGTATAACAGAgagtttaaagaaaaagaaacttaTCAAATGAATGCTTAAATTGGGAGCGAGATGAACTTATGAAACACGTGGATGTCTataataaggcaaggcaagtttatttctatagcacaattcaacacaaggtaattcaaagtgctttacatcatagaaataccacatttgttttattgtttattttattttatcaccaaagagcgaaattactggagtcaaattccttgttggacaatgttcgaaccaataaagatgattctgattcttctgattctgatcaacattaaaagcggcaagacacaattaaacagtaaataacaaataaaatgaaataaagttataagaaaagagctaaaataataaaaagctcaaattgttaaaaagtaagggcagtagagtaacgcaggtaagtatttaatttaagagtacgcttcagtaaacagtaatgtttttaaccctgatttaaaggatctacagttggagcagacctctggtctacaggaagtttgttccaccggtgaggagcagaataactgaacgctgcctcaccttgcttggttctggttctttggaaccacaacaaaccagatccagatgaacctcaggggtctgggagcttcatagggaactaatagatccagcatggattttggtccaagaccattcaggtctttgtagaccagcagtaagatttaaactctatcctttgactcactggaagccagtgtagcgatttcatgaccggtgtaatatgtttcctggtgtttgtaagaataagaataagaattataTGGCTGTTTTATGCCCAGCTTCCTGGGTGCGAGTGCCTaccccaggggtcggcaacccgcggctctagagccgcatacggctctttagtgccgccctagtggctcctggagctttttcgaaaatgtttgacctttttttcctttctttcttcttttttttcttttttcctttttttcttcttttttccttttttttcttcttttttttccttttttcatctttttttcttcctttttcctttcctttttaatcttgacatttcaacttttttctaaacatttcaacttttttctcaacatttcaacttttttctttacattttgacttttttcttgaaattttgactatttcctcgacatttcgacttttttctcaagattgtacttcaacattaatcttgacatttcgacttatttctcgaaattttgacttttttctcaacattttgacttttttctcgacatttcgacttttttctcgaggtgcataataaaaaaaaaaatctccccccagttataactaatatagaaacatgcagcatgtgttgtcttcattctaaggcttatacaagacttttcattttttgcggctccagacatatttgttttttgtgtttttggtccaatatggctctttcaacattttgggttgccgacccctggcctacCCAAACCCCCaaacatgtttgtgtgtgaCTGACAGGTGAGAGCAGCGAAGGCGGCACCAGTGAGACGACTCGCTGGAGGATCGGGCTGAAAGTGGCCTGGGACATCCACACGCCGGGCCTGATTCTGCCGCTGGAGTCCGGAGACTGCTACTACATGAGAGGTACTGCCGTCGCtccgtccacacacacacacgcctgcCAGCTTAATGCTCGCGCCATGTCTGAACACAGAGGAAGGAAAACTTTCATTgcttgttttagtttttcttgtACTCTGTCCCAAACTGCTTTCTACCAGCGGGACGTGCTCCGCTCTCACTTTTATGCTCTAGCCGCCCTCTTCCAGGAAAAATAGAGCCGAaacatgtgtgtgcatgcgtgtgtgcgtgtgacaCAACGAGAGGCTACCTGGCCTGAACACAGTGCTTTAAGGGTCCATGAAATTGTGTGCATTAGAGAGGTTAGGAAAACCAAATGTTATTTTTTGAAGTCCTGTGACCCATCGCCGACTACGTCTCTGTGGGGAGATCAGACAGCAAACCACAGGGGTGTAAATCATAGCTTAATGCTTCTGGCTACAGCTATGACACCTCCACCCACCTCTTTTCTGGTCCCATGGGCCCTTCCAGGCTCTCTCATATTTTCTGAGCACAAGGACATTTATCCACATCACAGCAGAAGCCTGTGTTCAGATTCAGATGTAGTGGAAGTAAAGACCCTCGGTTGAAGGGATGGGGGATTTATTACTTCAGAAAGGC
This genomic interval from Cololabis saira isolate AMF1-May2022 chromosome 2, fColSai1.1, whole genome shotgun sequence contains the following:
- the fto gene encoding alpha-ketoglutarate-dependent dioxygenase FTO isoform X2 yields the protein MKAKQCKHNSRNMKRSGDSVGEKRRKRRKLLQELGDQKIPFLGPSDRGFQHLWDSSYSGLVLRRSCSLAAELHSRVQAALLTLRKKGCLLKDLVRVRDRDVFTAVCRVLLGEPGHTYRYLDTRLFAIPWHNEDANLKGQNCCDADLRAACQALWEINNFFCTDVSQLKEGDRLTQCVKAEAEAKQGEEGDTESKHSEESKNSEGGDSESRQSEEGETESKHSEEWDIESRHSDEGCSGSKQEGEWEAEFKQSSEEGESSKVKQLDTSVATVSEQGKCPGWAKEAISGVETGPAGLQAPEKPLAQLKHSLSGYHIQDREDPASGQGCSQPSPPPRTCSGPVQFNVTLLNYMDPALTGQLKEEPYYGMGKMAVGWHHDENLITHSPVAVYNYSCHSDKGESSEGGTSETTRWRIGLKVAWDIHTPGLILPLESGDCYYMRDDLNGTHQHCVLAGDTARFSSTHRVAECSSGTLTYIQSRCREALSNLRTDAETGSHSLLVLQPRTLQNCEEIHNEVEFEWLRQYWFQGHRYARFCSWWSGPMEQLEKDWRLMETMTMLFLGTVEEEDQAGEGRREMAETLLSALTDRHQQRQTWRDRCHSSLAQTLPPEEAPVDRPFWGVDDPSMPLPFDLADIISKVESLLWRM
- the fto gene encoding alpha-ketoglutarate-dependent dioxygenase FTO isoform X1, with protein sequence MKAKQCKHNSRNMKRSGDSVGEKRRKRRKLLQELGDQKIPFLGPSDRGFQHLWDSSYSGLVLRRSCSLAAELHSRVQAALLTLRKKGCLLKDLVRVRDRDVFTAVCRVLLGEPGHTYRYLDTRLFAIPWHNEDANLKGQNCCDADLRAACQALWEINNFFCTDVSQLKEGDRLTQCVKAEAEAKQGEEGDTESKHSEESKNSEGGDSESRQSEEGETESKHSEEWDIESRHSDEGCSGSKQEGEWEAEFKQSSEEGESSKVKQLDTSVATVSEQGKCPGWAKEAISGVETGPAGLQAPEKPLAQLKHSLSGYHIQDREDPASGQGCSQPSPPPRTCSGPVQFNVTLLNYMDPALTGQLKEEPYYGMGKMAVGWHHDENLITHSPVAVYNYSCHSDKGESSEGGTSETTRWRIGLKVAWDIHTPGLILPLESGDCYYMRDDLNGTHQHCVLAGDTARFSSTHRVAECSSGTLTYIQSRCREALSNLRTDAETGSHSLLVLQPRTLQNCEEIHNEVEFEWLRQYWFQGHRYARFCSWWSGPMEQLEKDWRLMETMTMLFLGTVEEEDQAGEGRREMAETLLSALTDRHQQRQTWRDRCHSSLAQTLPPEEAPVDRPFWGVDDPSMPLPFDLADIISKVESLLWRCARVVQM
- the fto gene encoding alpha-ketoglutarate-dependent dioxygenase FTO isoform X3, which codes for MKACCNLKRRKLLQELGDQKIPFLGPSDRGFQHLWDSSYSGLVLRRSCSLAAELHSRVQAALLTLRKKGCLLKDLVRVRDRDVFTAVCRVLLGEPGHTYRYLDTRLFAIPWHNEDANLKGQNCCDADLRAACQALWEINNFFCTDVSQLKEGDRLTQCVKAEAEAKQGEEGDTESKHSEESKNSEGGDSESRQSEEGETESKHSEEWDIESRHSDEGCSGSKQEGEWEAEFKQSSEEGESSKVKQLDTSVATVSEQGKCPGWAKEAISGVETGPAGLQAPEKPLAQLKHSLSGYHIQDREDPASGQGCSQPSPPPRTCSGPVQFNVTLLNYMDPALTGQLKEEPYYGMGKMAVGWHHDENLITHSPVAVYNYSCHSDKGESSEGGTSETTRWRIGLKVAWDIHTPGLILPLESGDCYYMRDDLNGTHQHCVLAGDTARFSSTHRVAECSSGTLTYIQSRCREALSNLRTDAETGSHSLLVLQPRTLQNCEEIHNEVEFEWLRQYWFQGHRYARFCSWWSGPMEQLEKDWRLMETMTMLFLGTVEEEDQAGEGRREMAETLLSALTDRHQQRQTWRDRCHSSLAQTLPPEEAPVDRPFWGVDDPSMPLPFDLADIISKVESLLWRCARVVQM